Genomic window (Jeotgalibacillus haloalkalitolerans):
AATGTGTATATGGTTTTTGATGGTGATGCCTATGAAGCGATCCGCTATTATGAGAAAGTATTTGATGCTGGTAAAGCAGAAATTATGACGTTTGGTGAAGCACCGCCACATCCTGAATATCCGCTGCCGGAAGAGGCAAAACAAAGGGTCATGCATGGCCGGCTTGAGATCAACGGAAGCGATGTGATGTTTTCGGATACATTTCCCGGTTCAATCCTGAATAAAGGCGATAACATTACGCTTGCTGTTGTACTGGAGGATGAAGAGACATTACGCACGCAATTTAACCGTTTAAAAGAAGGTGGAGTGGTTCAGATGGAACTTCAGGAAACATTCTGTAGTAAGCTGTATGGACAGGTCATTGACCGCTTTGGCATCTCGTGGCAATTCAATCTGGGGGAATAGCATCAATGTGTCCCGGGTGGTTTCAATATCCGGAGCCGTGGGTAAATATCCTTTGTGACCACGTAAAACAACGGTGGAGTGGCGGAGAAATGAACCGCTATTTTGCTGCATTGTAGTGACTGCCGGGAAGACAGCGGCTTTCTTAAAGAAAAAGGATCCAACCACCCGAATTGGCGATTAAGAGGGCATACATTCTTCCCCATATAAATGAAATTGCGAACATCTCTGGTGACAGCCAGAGATTTTTTCGCGTTTTAAGCCGCAATGATCAAAAATCCAAGAGCCGCAAAAAGGGTACCACCTGAAAATGTCATCAGTAAATACAAGGCTGCGCGCAGCCGCTTCTTTTCATCAAAAAGCTTAACTGCTTCAGTCTGCATCGTTGAAAAAGTCGTAAATGCGCCGAGGAAACCTGTTGCAAAAAGTGCATTGAATGCTGATGAAAGCTCAAAGCCAATCGTCATACCAAGCAGAAAAGAACCGAGTAAATTCACCAGCATTGTACCAAACGGCATAAATGGAGACGTTCTGTTCCCATATGTCGAAAGTAAATATCTCGCAATTGCCCCGAAAAATCCGCCAGCCCCAAGTAGTAATAGGTTCATAAATCTCCACCTGCCTTCTGACCAACCTTCATGCCGCTATAGGCAAATAAAAAACCGCCAGCCAAGCTGATCAGGAAATAAATAATGGCAAACCAATATTGTTCACCCTGTAAAAAACTGAATAATTCTGCACTGACAGCTGACAGCGTTGTAAAAGATCCAATCATCCCGGTCGTCATTCCAAGTCTGACGCCACGGTTGATCTTGAGTGGAGCGGTTGACAGCAGTCCAAGTAAAAATGAACCGAGAAGATTTACGATTAATGTCGAAAAAGGGAAACTGCTTTGGATCAGTGTATTAGCTAACGCCCTCAGCAATACACCGGCAGCCCCGCCAAGACCAACCCACAATAGGTTCATGTACATCACCTGCTCATTATCTGTTTTTTAATCAACCAAAAGGAGATTTTAATAAACTAAAACAAAAATAAAGCCGTCATTAATGCTGACGGCTTGCTGAATAGCTGAATGAATTCGCTGCCTGCTTCACTTTCTCATAAGCTTCATCCATTGATTCAGCCGTAATGAATGTATGCTTGCCATCCTGCGAGCTGATTGAATGCTCATATCTTGGATCGTAATAATGTAATAGTAATAGTTTTACGGCTTCTTCATAATGCTGTTTTGTCAAAAGAGCACGTATTTCCCGGGAAATTGGCGTGTGAATTCTGCGTTCGATCTTTTCGAATGCCTCCATAAATTGTGCCGGTGTCTGATCAGGCTGATAATCCTGTAAGATATTTTTAACGCGTACTTCAGCCGGTAGGTCAAGAAACAGCTGAGGTGCTTTTTCTTTTTTTTCATGAAGGAAATCAGGCATATGAACGCGGCCGATTCTTCTGCTCTCGCCTTCAATCAATATATAAGGAGAATTTTGCAGTTTTCTCAATTCTGTAATCAACAAGGAATCGAATTTCTTCTGGTTGCTTGGTTCTAAACCGATTTGTCCAAAAATTGATCCGCGATGACCAGCCATTTTTTCAAGATCAATCACAGGATAGCCTTCATCTTTCAGCCGATTTAATAACACTGTTTTTCCAGAACCGGTGTAACCGTTCAGTACGAGCAATTCAGGATTGAATTCATATGCTTCCAGAGACTGGACGACCCACTGTCTATATGTCCGAATACCTCCAGTCAAACGGTTCACATCAATACCCATCAGCTCAGTTGTGGTAGCTGCCGTTTTACTTCTCATCCCTCCACGCCAGCAAAACACAGAAACCGGACCGCCTAACGCTTTGAACTGCTTCACAAATTGAGGCAATTTTGCAGAGAAAATCTCAAGGCCGCGTTCCTTTGCTGCTTCCTGTCCAACCTGCTTATAGATCGTTCCGATTTCTGCACGTTCTTCATTATCAAAAACGGGTATGTTGACACTACCCGGAATAGAGCCTTCTTCAAATTCACCCGGAGAGCGGACATCAACCAGAATTCTGTCGTTATTTTCATGTGCTTT
Coding sequences:
- a CDS encoding fluoride efflux transporter FluC — encoded protein: MNLLWVGLGGAAGVLLRALANTLIQSSFPFSTLIVNLLGSFLLGLLSTAPLKINRGVRLGMTTGMIGSFTTLSAVSAELFSFLQGEQYWFAIIYFLISLAGGFLFAYSGMKVGQKAGGDL
- the mnmH gene encoding tRNA 2-selenouridine(34) synthase MnmH encodes the protein MTREISLNDLMKAHENNDRILVDVRSPGEFEEGSIPGSVNIPVFDNEERAEIGTIYKQVGQEAAKERGLEIFSAKLPQFVKQFKALGGPVSVFCWRGGMRSKTAATTTELMGIDVNRLTGGIRTYRQWVVQSLEAYEFNPELLVLNGYTGSGKTVLLNRLKDEGYPVIDLEKMAGHRGSIFGQIGLEPSNQKKFDSLLITELRKLQNSPYILIEGESRRIGRVHMPDFLHEKKEKAPQLFLDLPAEVRVKNILQDYQPDQTPAQFMEAFEKIERRIHTPISREIRALLTKQHYEEAVKLLLLHYYDPRYEHSISSQDGKHTFITAESMDEAYEKVKQAANSFSYSASRQH
- a CDS encoding VOC family protein → MAINVYMVFDGDAYEAIRYYEKVFDAGKAEIMTFGEAPPHPEYPLPEEAKQRVMHGRLEINGSDVMFSDTFPGSILNKGDNITLAVVLEDEETLRTQFNRLKEGGVVQMELQETFCSKLYGQVIDRFGISWQFNLGE
- a CDS encoding fluoride efflux transporter FluC, which gives rise to MNLLLLGAGGFFGAIARYLLSTYGNRTSPFMPFGTMLVNLLGSFLLGMTIGFELSSAFNALFATGFLGAFTTFSTMQTEAVKLFDEKKRLRAALYLLMTFSGGTLFAALGFLIIAA